The genomic interval TCAGGAACAAAGACAGAATAAATGAACCAGATGAAGAGAGGAAAAGTTCATATTTATTTTTGGATTTTTCTCTGTTTTTTTGAGCATTCATCAAAGAATTCAACTTCTGAAGTTCGGTCGTAGTTACTTTACTGTTCTTACTGATTATTTTTTCATTTTTGAGTACTTTTCCGATTGTTTGAGTAACATTTTCCCGAGCTTTCTGCTTTTCTAATTTCGTACTTTCATTATCTACTACAATATTGGTTATCAGGATTATGTTTGCTAATTCGGAAATTACATCTTTTTCTTTTTGAGATCGTGTCCCGATGATCAATTTATGCTTTGCTTCTTCTATTGAATACAATCTTGATAATGGATATTCCCTGATTTTTTTCCCTTTGGATAATTTTATTTTTTCATAAGAGATATTATCCTTATAGATTCCAACATCAAAAATTCCGGAAAGTTCTTCCGTTAAATAAGTATAAATTTCAGTTCTGAATTTTTCATCTAGAAGATTCCGGATGTTTCTACTCGAGATCAAGAAACCATTTTGCTGAAGCTTCTCTTTAATTTTTTCCGAATCTAACTCAGAATTTATAAAATGTTGAAAGATGAAATCCAGGTTCTTTTGAGCATTGAATTTCAAATTTTCTGATACTTTATAGACCGGTTTGATCTTTGCTGCCGCTGCTTCCTGTTCTGCTGTAATTGTTTCATCGCTTTTACGGATACTAAATTCGAATGGAGAGATTATATCTTTTTCAGCTATCTGTCCAAGTTTGAGATCATATTCATATGAATTTGATCTGTAAGGACTGAAAGCAAAATGCAAGATAGCAATTAAGATAGAAGTCAGCGTGATAATAGTGATTTTTGATTTGTTCAATTTTCAGATAAGGAAAGCCTCTCTGAGTAAGAGAGGCTTTTATTTTAGATTAAATTCTATTTAATCTCTCGGGATCTCTAATATTTGATTTGGATAGATCAGGTCTGGATCTTTGATCTGATCCTGGTTTGCTCTGTAAATAATAGACCATTTAGTTCCGTTTCCATAAACTTCGGGATAGGAAGCAATTCTCCAAAGGCATTCACCTTTATAAACTTTCCAGGTGTTGGGAAGTCCTCTCGGTATTTTTAGAACCTGATTTGGATAGATAAGGTTCGGATCTTTGATCTGGTCGCGATTGGCTCGATAAATGATAGGCCATTTTGTGATGTCATTATAAATGAAACTGTAACCTGATATTTTGGATAGCGTTTCACCTTTAAGAACTGTATATTCATCTTCGTAATATTTTGGACGAGCAGCTTCCAGACTATTTTCCAGCCCGATGATCTTATTATCAAGATCGGAGAATTCATCTACAAAATCAGGAACTTTTGTATAATTGGATTCCCGGTAATCATTATAGTCGGCGATTAATTCACGAACAGCTTTCTTTGTTTCCCAGAGTTCAGAATCTGAAAGATTATTCCAGTTATTGATCTTATTATTGAAGTATTTGATCTTTGCCTGGATGCCTGCGAAATCTGCTTTGCTGACTCCTAAAAAGTCGAGGATTTCGTTGTATGTGTTATCGTATTCAGAATTGGTTTCATTCAATAATCTTCCTAATTCTTCGATCCTTGCTGAAAATTTCTCAGAATCTGCATTAGCATCAGCTTTTCTTTGCTGGAGGGCAACAAGTTCATTT from Candidatus Cloacimonadota bacterium carries:
- a CDS encoding LysM peptidoglycan-binding domain-containing protein, whose translation is MKKIIIIALIILFVVPTFLQSLSVTYLSEEDYKKLKKKERLMYWEELENELVALQQRKADANADSEKFSARIEELGRLLNETNSEYDNTYNEILDFLGVSKADFAGIQAKIKYFNNKINNWNNLSDSELWETKKAVRELIADYNDYRESNYTKVPDFVDEFSDLDNKIIGLENSLEAARPKYYEDEYTVLKGETLSKISGYSFIYNDITKWPIIYRANRDQIKDPNLIYPNQVLKIPRGLPNTWKVYKGECLWRIASYPEVYGNGTKWSIIYRANQDQIKDPDLIYPNQILEIPRD